In Candidatus Eisenbacteria bacterium, the genomic stretch GAACCGAAACATTCTGCTCGCACAGGGGGAGGTAGAAGGCCATGAGGCCATTTCGTCGTGCACTGATCGCCTTGGTGTTCGTGATCGTCCCCGCCGCTCGGGCGATGGCCGATGAACCAATGCCGATCAAGGTGGCGGAGCAACCGCTGCTCTTGGCGGGGAAGATGGCGGCGTCCAGTGTATTGCAGGTTCTCGCGTTCCTGAATGTGTCCATCGGCGTGCCCGTTGCCTGCGTTGTCCAGGGAATCGCCGACCAGTCCCCCAGTGGGTGCTCCGCCGGCGCAGCCAAGGCGTGGGCCGGGAGCGAGCTCGCGTTGTGTGAGGGCGGGCGCATTGGGATCGATGCAGTGACTTTCGGACACGAGACGTGGACCTGTCAGGGAAGTTCATCGAGAGAGTGAGGCCTGAGCGACCAGGTTCGTCAGGCTTTACCGCCGTTCGAGCGCTCGAGTCGTGAGCCCAGCGTACGCGGGCTTCAGTGTCCCGCACCGACGAGCGCGGCGACCGTGAACCAGTCGTCGGTCACACCCGTCTTCTCTCCTTGGTGGAAGTACCAACCCTGCTCGCCCGGGAAGCGGGGGCTCGGCAGGGACGCTTTGGTCGCGTGCTCGAGCTGCATGTCGACCATCATGATCGCGGGCAGGAAGGGCACCTCGTCGTCGTAGGTGATGGCGGCGGCGCCCGGCACGGTCTTGCGGAAGCTGTAGTCGTTGATCCAGACCTTCCAGAGCTCGCCCGAGCGGTCGTAGATGTCCGAATAGACGGCGGCGAGCGTCTCCTTGTCGATGAAGATCACCCGCTTCGAGTAGGCGTACTGCGGCAGCTTGGAGACGCCCTCGACGACCCAGACGTTGCGCTTCTCCCACGCGTCGTCGAACGCCCAATCGGCCGGGTTGGCCCACTTCACGGGGAAGTTCTGGGCGTGCATCACGCCGAGCATCTCCTTCTCACCCAGGAGCTTCCAGTCCATCCAGCTGATCTGCCCGGCATACCCGTCGTAGCTGTCGACGTCGGTGTCCTGGCCGAAGAGCGCGTCCGAGCGCTGCGCCGTGGAGAGCCGCCTCACCCGGCGCAGCGACGGAAGATAGAGCCACGAGTCGTCCTGCTTGCTCGCGTCGACGTAGCGGTTCCCGAGCGCCCCTACACCCTTCAGGTCAAAGGGCTCGAGGATCGGATACAGCCCCTGCTGGGCGCGATAGCCGTTCGGGTTCGGCTTGTCGGGCTTCGGGTCGACGTACAACCGTCCCGTCCAGAACAGGCGGCGCAGGTGGTCGAGCAGGAAGTGGCGCTCGACCGACATCGGCCCCTTGGGGGGAACCGTGCCCGTGTCGGCGTCGAAGTTCCGAACGTCGCTGTCGTCGATCCCCTTCACCCAGCCGTAGTCGAAGTTCGACATCAGCTTCAGGACGAACTGGGGGTCCTTCGGATCGATGTTCGGGAAGGGTTGGCCCGCGACGTAGTGCTGGACCTGCAGCCCGTCGGCCGAGAGCTTCACCTGGCCGGAGTACTTCTCCGTTGCTTCACGGTAGGCCTTCGGCCACTCGAT encodes the following:
- a CDS encoding DUF1329 domain-containing protein, coding for MSMCRRAGFTVVALWLSATLAGAQVSPGDKINETSVDKVKNLLSPGVEWCIRHGQPITIGETKKIEWPKAYREATEKYSGQVKLSADGLQVQHYVAGQPFPNIDPKDPQFVLKLMSNFDYGWVKGIDDSDVRNFDADTGTVPPKGPMSVERHFLLDHLRRLFWTGRLYVDPKPDKPNPNGYRAQQGLYPILEPFDLKGVGALGNRYVDASKQDDSWLYLPSLRRVRRLSTAQRSDALFGQDTDVDSYDGYAGQISWMDWKLLGEKEMLGVMHAQNFPVKWANPADWAFDDAWEKRNVWVVEGVSKLPQYAYSKRVIFIDKETLAAVYSDIYDRSGELWKVWINDYSFRKTVPGAAAITYDDEVPFLPAIMMVDMQLEHATKASLPSPRFPGEQGWYFHQGEKTGVTDDWFTVAALVGAGH